From a region of the Chthoniobacterales bacterium genome:
- a CDS encoding efflux RND transporter periplasmic adaptor subunit: MKFPRSKNLILAGVAAVIVVVALIYFLTLPVAEVVPVQRGTAVSAIYGTIRIEPSLVLPVRAQNAGFIQLAEVLSAGRGAIGRTVEKGELLATIADEATARQLKEARADLQAARLRADLPLPSAEALKVAEDNASRLEKLSGLSNVPQVEFEKAKSDVKRLRTLLESERIERERNLAMLEEAAKKLEDQMKNSEIRCPVDGLLTGIKTIDGELVAERAELFTVSSKKNYVRGEVDEEDVGEVKVGMPAIVQVYAFRTRQFRANVSAIQPAADVETQRYTIVLELENPPENLMAGMTGEMNIITGNHENALLVPTRALLIDQALIVKSGVVQARTVKVGYRTLDFSEVLSGLSEGDHVILSDQDKLRPGKPVRQRLAKVAPRADLR, from the coding sequence TTGAAGTTTCCGCGCTCGAAAAATCTCATCCTCGCCGGCGTGGCCGCGGTCATCGTGGTGGTCGCGCTGATTTACTTTCTGACGTTGCCCGTCGCGGAAGTCGTGCCCGTGCAGCGCGGCACCGCCGTTTCGGCCATTTACGGCACGATCCGGATCGAGCCGTCGCTGGTCCTCCCGGTCCGCGCTCAAAACGCGGGATTTATTCAACTGGCCGAAGTGCTCTCCGCGGGACGCGGCGCCATCGGCCGCACCGTCGAGAAAGGCGAACTGCTCGCCACGATCGCCGACGAAGCCACCGCGCGGCAATTGAAAGAAGCGCGCGCCGATCTTCAGGCAGCAAGATTGCGCGCGGACCTGCCCCTGCCTTCCGCCGAGGCGCTCAAAGTGGCCGAAGACAACGCGAGCCGTCTCGAAAAACTTAGCGGGCTCAGCAACGTCCCCCAGGTCGAATTTGAAAAGGCGAAGAGCGACGTAAAACGCCTCCGGACCCTGCTCGAATCGGAACGGATCGAGCGCGAACGCAATCTCGCCATGCTCGAGGAAGCCGCCAAAAAGCTCGAGGACCAGATGAAAAATTCAGAGATCCGTTGCCCAGTCGATGGTCTCCTCACCGGAATCAAAACCATCGATGGCGAACTGGTGGCCGAGCGCGCCGAGCTCTTCACGGTTTCGTCGAAAAAGAATTACGTGCGCGGCGAAGTGGACGAGGAAGATGTCGGCGAGGTGAAAGTCGGGATGCCGGCGATCGTGCAGGTTTACGCGTTTCGAACCCGCCAGTTCCGGGCGAACGTTTCGGCGATCCAACCGGCAGCCGATGTCGAGACGCAGCGTTACACCATTGTGTTGGAGCTCGAGAATCCGCCCGAGAATTTGATGGCGGGAATGACCGGTGAAATGAACATCATCACCGGCAACCACGAAAACGCGCTCCTGGTCCCGACGCGCGCCCTGCTCATCGACCAGGCGCTCATCGTCAAAAGCGGCGTCGTCCAGGCCCGCACGGTGAAGGTCGGTTATCGCACCCTCGATTTCTCCGAAGTGTTGAGCGGCCTCTCCGAAGGCGATCACGTGATCCTGTCCGACCAGGACAAGCTGCGACCTGGAAAACCAGTGCGGCAGCGGTTGGCCAAAGTTGCGCCCCGCGCGGATCTCCGGTGA
- a CDS encoding TolC family protein, producing MATLVLMAAPHSYAITLNAAFARTLEKNPEIVQARIALEQAAGRRLVLRSNALPDLRIQGLAGVQGGKRADEPPIRPFAFARGFFTQPLFDAAIPASRRRGDIEVLIAQQRLNVEIVQQLHTVQIAFYSALYNNSLHALGEAQRQRLAQNVSTQDERYRAGQTNRAGLISAQLLERELEPRIQEVQRGYEGALLTLATVMGSQPDAAVRPDGPLEFNPINYDLASETKVALSERADLQLARLLVRAAEEDQRIIEAQYYPALNATISGTFIPVTIHTSNSGGSASADNTLSSEGAVGVAYTWRVVDNGKVGGQVARQRAIREMNEISLRQLETNTSLELKRISNNLHAIERRWKSLNAAVAAAEQNVNVIQRTLEEGLSSQLEFRTAESTFLETKSALLSAAYQQKVARAEWDRATGRYFQFSGDTGSNLH from the coding sequence GTGGCCACGCTTGTCCTGATGGCCGCGCCGCACAGTTACGCCATTACTCTCAACGCGGCGTTCGCCCGGACGCTCGAGAAGAATCCCGAGATCGTTCAAGCCCGGATCGCTCTCGAACAGGCAGCCGGCCGCCGCCTGGTTTTGCGCTCGAACGCCCTGCCCGACCTCAGGATCCAGGGGCTCGCCGGCGTGCAAGGTGGAAAACGCGCGGACGAACCACCCATTCGGCCGTTCGCCTTTGCCCGCGGTTTCTTCACTCAACCGCTCTTCGACGCCGCCATTCCCGCTTCCCGGCGGCGCGGCGACATCGAAGTGCTCATTGCGCAACAGCGCCTGAACGTCGAGATCGTCCAGCAACTGCACACCGTCCAGATCGCCTTCTACAGCGCGCTCTACAATAACTCCCTCCACGCTCTTGGTGAGGCGCAACGGCAGCGGCTCGCCCAGAACGTCAGCACCCAGGATGAGCGTTATCGCGCCGGGCAAACGAACCGCGCGGGTTTGATTAGCGCGCAGTTGCTCGAACGCGAGCTCGAGCCGCGCATCCAGGAAGTGCAACGCGGCTATGAAGGCGCGTTGCTCACTCTGGCGACCGTCATGGGCAGCCAACCTGACGCCGCCGTTCGGCCCGATGGCCCATTGGAATTCAACCCGATCAACTACGATCTCGCCTCGGAAACGAAGGTCGCTCTCTCGGAACGCGCCGATCTCCAGCTCGCGCGGCTTCTGGTTCGGGCCGCTGAGGAAGATCAACGGATCATTGAAGCTCAATATTACCCGGCCCTCAACGCGACCATCTCCGGCACTTTCATTCCCGTCACGATCCACACCTCAAACAGCGGCGGTTCGGCCAGCGCCGACAACACCCTCTCGTCCGAAGGGGCCGTGGGCGTCGCTTACACCTGGCGGGTCGTGGACAACGGCAAAGTCGGCGGGCAGGTGGCGCGGCAACGCGCGATCCGCGAGATGAACGAGATCTCGCTCCGGCAACTCGAAACGAACACCTCTTTGGAATTGAAACGCATCTCGAACAATCTCCACGCCATCGAACGCCGCTGGAAATCGCTCAACGCCGCCGTCGCCGCCGCCGAACAAAACGTGAACGTGATCCAGCGCACGCTGGAGGAAGGGCTTTCCTCCCAGTTGGAATTTCGCACCGCCGAAAGCACTTTCCTCGAAACCAAGAGCGCGCTTCTTTCCGCCGCTTACCAGCAAAAGGTGGCGCGGGCCGAATGGGACCGCGCGACCGGCCGCTATTTTCAGTTTTCCGGGGACACCGGGAGCAACCTGCATTAG